In one window of Roseovarius nanhaiticus DNA:
- a CDS encoding ABC transporter permease, giving the protein MSVTDPLSPSGARPAPHPVAPGSGVARSHRTARIVSALMLREMSTRYGRSPGGYLWAILEPLGGVLILSLAFSLLLRTPSLGTSFILFYATGFVPFNLYQNVSTTVARALNFSKPLMQYPVVTWGDAVLARFVLNALVGILVAYVVLSLITVFVDAHVLLDIAPILKVIGLTLLMGLAVGVLNCVLLGLFGAWETIWSIVTRPLFIASGVLFTYEDVPASVQGFLWYNPLIHITGLMRQGFYSTYSPSYISELYVICTCLTVLFLGTVLLRRYHRDILNH; this is encoded by the coding sequence ATGTCTGTCACGGACCCTCTCTCCCCCTCCGGCGCGCGCCCCGCGCCGCATCCTGTGGCCCCCGGATCGGGCGTAGCGCGGTCGCATCGCACGGCCCGCATCGTCTCGGCGCTGATGCTGCGCGAGATGTCGACGCGCTATGGCCGATCACCGGGCGGATATCTCTGGGCGATACTCGAGCCGCTGGGCGGTGTGCTGATTCTGTCGCTGGCATTTTCGTTGCTCCTGAGGACACCATCGCTCGGAACAAGTTTCATTTTGTTTTACGCAACCGGATTTGTGCCGTTTAACCTTTATCAAAACGTCTCGACCACCGTCGCGCGGGCGCTGAATTTCTCGAAGCCGCTGATGCAATATCCCGTGGTTACATGGGGGGATGCGGTGCTCGCGCGTTTCGTGCTGAACGCGCTGGTGGGCATTCTTGTCGCCTATGTCGTGCTCAGTCTGATCACGGTATTCGTCGACGCGCATGTGCTGCTGGACATCGCGCCCATCCTGAAAGTGATCGGGCTGACGCTGCTGATGGGCCTAGCGGTGGGTGTGCTCAATTGTGTTTTGCTGGGCCTCTTCGGCGCGTGGGAGACGATCTGGTCCATCGTGACCCGGCCGCTTTTCATCGCATCGGGTGTGCTCTTTACCTACGAGGATGTGCCGGCCAGCGTGCAGGGATTTCTTTGGTACAATCCGCTGATCCACATCACCGGGCTCATGCGGCAGGGCTTTTATTCGACATACTCGCCCAGCTACATTTCAGAGCTGTATGTGATCTGCACCTGCCTTACCGTGCTGTTTCTGGGCACGGTTTTGCTGCGGCGCTATCACCGCGATATCCTGAACCACTAA
- a CDS encoding sugar transporter → MASPARIKKRHRWVLLGFANFVLLPLCLVGLYLATAAKDRFASTAGFTVRQEEGASASDLLGGLASFAGGRGTGDSEILYEFIRSQAIIRRIDAARGLRAYYAQHWDQDPVYSLWPDASIEDLEWFWDRVVRASFDQSSGLIEIEVLAFDPQMAQTIASDIVRESQDMVNALNQRARTDAISYAAADLTEAEKRLKTIRAEVTRFRTRTQIVDLQSDIQGRMGVMNNLQQQLATELVEFDELTGTTRADDPRVSQAMRRIEVIRDRIAQERQDFATTEVTETGEDYPSLISEFEGLVVEREFAEQTYRAALAARDAAQGEAIRQSRYLAAYIEPTLAEEPEYPRPFVIFGLAALILVLGWGVIVLIYYSLRDRA, encoded by the coding sequence GTGGCAAGCCCCGCGCGTATTAAGAAACGCCATCGCTGGGTGCTTCTGGGCTTCGCGAATTTCGTACTTTTGCCGCTCTGCCTTGTGGGGCTCTACCTTGCCACAGCAGCCAAGGATCGCTTTGCCTCGACCGCAGGCTTCACCGTTCGGCAGGAGGAAGGCGCAAGCGCCAGCGATCTCTTGGGCGGGCTGGCCAGCTTTGCGGGCGGGCGCGGCACCGGCGACAGCGAGATCCTCTACGAGTTCATCCGCAGCCAGGCCATCATCCGCCGCATCGACGCGGCGCGGGGCCTGCGCGCCTATTATGCCCAGCACTGGGACCAGGATCCGGTGTATTCGCTCTGGCCCGATGCGTCGATCGAGGATCTGGAGTGGTTCTGGGACCGCGTCGTGCGCGCCTCCTTTGATCAATCCAGCGGCCTGATCGAGATCGAGGTGCTGGCCTTCGATCCTCAGATGGCACAGACCATCGCATCTGACATCGTACGCGAGAGCCAGGACATGGTGAACGCCTTGAACCAGCGCGCGCGCACCGATGCCATCAGCTATGCCGCCGCCGACCTCACCGAGGCGGAAAAGCGTCTGAAAACAATCCGCGCGGAGGTGACACGATTTCGCACGCGCACGCAGATCGTCGATCTTCAGTCAGATATCCAAGGCCGGATGGGCGTGATGAACAATCTGCAACAACAGCTGGCAACCGAACTCGTCGAATTTGACGAGCTGACCGGCACGACGCGCGCCGACGATCCACGCGTCAGCCAAGCCATGCGCCGCATCGAGGTGATCCGCGACCGCATCGCGCAAGAGCGGCAGGATTTCGCAACCACCGAAGTCACCGAGACGGGCGAAGATTATCCCAGCCTGATCTCCGAATTCGAGGGCCTTGTCGTAGAGCGCGAATTCGCCGAGCAGACCTACCGCGCCGCACTTGCCGCGCGCGACGCGGCCCAGGGCGAGGCAATCCGCCAGAGCAGATACCTCGCCGCCTATATCGAGCCGACACTTGCCGAAGAGCCGGAATATCCCCGCCCCTTTGTCATCTTCGGGCTGGCCGCGCTGATCCTTGTGTTGGGCTGGGGCGTAATCGTTCTGATCTACTATTCCCTGCGCGACCGCGCGTGA
- the rfbD gene encoding dTDP-4-dehydrorhamnose reductase: MSILVFGRTGQVARELQRAGMVTALGRAEADLSDPAACAAAIHVARPDCVINAAAYTAVDRAEDEDALARTINAEAPGAMARACADLGIPFLHISTDYVFDGQGEAPWQTDDATAPINAYGRSKLAGEEAVRASGANAAILRTSWVFSAHGANFVKTMLRLSETRDALSVVGDQIGGPTPAAAIAEALLTMAGAMTSGQPGGIYHFAGTPAVSWHDFAAEIFRMVGRDVALTSIPTSDYPTPAQRPLNSRLDCAALATDFGIEPPDWRAGLRAVLKELGI; the protein is encoded by the coding sequence ATGAGCATCCTCGTCTTTGGCCGAACCGGGCAGGTCGCCCGTGAATTGCAGCGCGCGGGTATGGTCACCGCGCTGGGCCGCGCGGAGGCGGATCTGTCGGATCCCGCAGCCTGCGCCGCCGCCATCCATGTCGCGCGTCCCGACTGCGTGATCAACGCCGCTGCCTACACCGCCGTCGACCGCGCCGAGGATGAAGACGCGCTGGCCCGTACCATCAACGCCGAGGCGCCCGGAGCAATGGCGCGCGCCTGTGCCGATCTGGGTATCCCGTTTCTGCATATCTCGACCGATTACGTCTTTGACGGGCAGGGTGAGGCGCCATGGCAGACGGACGATGCCACCGCCCCGATCAACGCCTATGGCCGCAGCAAGCTGGCGGGCGAGGAGGCAGTGCGCGCATCCGGCGCGAACGCGGCGATCCTGCGCACGTCTTGGGTATTTTCGGCGCATGGCGCGAACTTCGTCAAGACGATGCTGCGCCTGTCCGAGACGCGCGATGCGCTGAGCGTGGTCGGCGATCAGATCGGTGGGCCTACCCCCGCCGCTGCCATCGCCGAGGCACTCCTGACCATGGCGGGCGCCATGACAAGCGGACAGCCCGGCGGCATCTATCATTTCGCGGGCACGCCGGCGGTCAGCTGGCACGATTTCGCCGCCGAGATCTTCCGCATGGTGGGCCGGGACGTTGCCCTGACGTCGATTCCGACCTCGGACTATCCGACACCCGCGCAGCGCCCGCTGAACAGCCGGCTCGATTGCGCGGCTCTTGCGACAGATTTCGGTATCGAACCGCCCGATTGGCGCGCCGGTCTGCGCGCCGTTCTCAAGGAGCTAGGCATATGA
- the rfbC gene encoding dTDP-4-dehydrorhamnose 3,5-epimerase — protein MQIEKTALPEILILTPRRFEDARGFFAETWNKTRMAEAGLDVDFVQDNHSVSAHAGTLRGLHFQAPPHAQAKLVRCGRGRFLDVAIDIRAGSPRYGQWVAVELSAENGRQLLVPEGFAHGFVTREDDTEIVYKCSDFYDAASDGAIHWDSCGIDWGLSAEPILSEKDAVAPPLDAFSSPFAMKDIT, from the coding sequence ATGCAGATCGAAAAAACAGCTCTTCCCGAGATTCTGATCCTGACGCCGCGCCGCTTTGAAGACGCGCGCGGCTTCTTTGCCGAGACGTGGAACAAGACGCGTATGGCCGAAGCGGGGCTGGACGTGGACTTCGTCCAGGACAACCATTCCGTTTCCGCCCATGCCGGGACCCTGCGTGGCCTGCATTTTCAGGCACCGCCCCATGCGCAGGCCAAATTGGTGCGCTGCGGCCGCGGGAGGTTTCTGGACGTCGCCATCGATATCCGTGCGGGCAGCCCGCGCTACGGCCAATGGGTCGCGGTCGAGCTGAGCGCCGAGAACGGACGGCAGCTTCTGGTGCCCGAGGGTTTTGCACACGGTTTCGTAACGCGCGAGGACGATACCGAGATTGTCTATAAATGCTCGGATTTCTACGACGCCGCGTCGGACGGCGCGATCCATTGGGACAGCTGCGGCATAGATTGGGGTCTGAGCGCTGAACCTATCCTGTCCGAGAAGGACGCGGTCGCGCCGCCTCTGGATGCCTTCTCCAGCCCCTTTGCGATGAAGGATATCACATGA
- a CDS encoding glycosyltransferase, whose translation MICRDSFTQDSCAQSRGDPAKSSGSRLVAVVVTHNRLSQLKTTLAQLLASPAHELQAILVIDNAATDGTSTWLARQRDRRLIVHRVGTNVGGAGGFSIGIALAQERFDPDWVVVMDDDARPTPGALAAFHARDKTGIDAVAAAVRFPDGRICEMNRPARNPFWSARAFLDTALKGRRGFHLGAEAYRSRATTSIDVTSFVGFFISRQGMARAGLPDPGLFLYGDDGLYTLGLRNAGGRMVFDPTVRFEHDCSTFAAEQRGRFVPLWKVYYYHRNLLLLYRLAAGWMFWPALAVILPKWLWKARVHGGDRAVFLSLMLRAVRDGLLRTTDVPHDSVLGWARRPRRLSGSGYRGDSAAAKPCPETAR comes from the coding sequence ATGATTTGCCGCGATAGTTTCACGCAAGACAGCTGCGCGCAAAGCCGGGGCGATCCTGCAAAAAGCAGCGGATCACGCCTTGTTGCGGTGGTTGTCACCCATAATCGGCTGTCGCAGCTAAAGACCACTTTGGCGCAGCTGCTGGCATCTCCTGCACATGAGTTGCAGGCAATCCTTGTGATCGACAACGCAGCAACTGACGGCACTTCGACATGGCTTGCCCGGCAGCGCGACAGGCGCCTCATCGTGCACCGCGTCGGCACCAATGTCGGTGGTGCGGGTGGCTTTTCCATCGGGATCGCGTTGGCGCAGGAACGCTTTGATCCCGATTGGGTGGTGGTCATGGATGATGACGCACGCCCGACGCCCGGCGCGCTGGCGGCATTTCACGCACGCGACAAGACCGGAATCGACGCTGTTGCAGCGGCCGTCCGCTTTCCCGACGGCCGCATCTGCGAGATGAACAGACCTGCCCGTAATCCGTTCTGGAGCGCGCGCGCCTTTCTCGACACAGCACTAAAGGGGCGTCGCGGGTTTCACTTGGGCGCCGAGGCGTATCGGAGCCGCGCGACCACCTCCATCGATGTGACCTCCTTCGTCGGCTTCTTCATCTCGCGCCAGGGAATGGCGCGCGCCGGTCTGCCCGATCCGGGGTTGTTCCTTTACGGGGATGACGGCCTTTATACGCTGGGCTTGCGCAACGCGGGCGGGCGCATGGTCTTTGATCCCACTGTCCGGTTCGAGCATGATTGCAGCACATTCGCGGCTGAGCAGCGCGGACGCTTCGTGCCGCTATGGAAGGTCTATTATTACCACCGCAACCTTCTGCTGCTCTACCGTCTGGCCGCCGGCTGGATGTTTTGGCCTGCGCTGGCGGTGATCCTTCCGAAATGGCTCTGGAAGGCGCGGGTTCACGGGGGCGATCGCGCAGTCTTTTTGTCCCTTATGCTGCGCGCTGTCCGGGACGGCCTGCTACGAACCACCGACGTGCCGCATGACAGTGTTCTGGGCTGGGCGCGCCGCCCACGCCGGCTTAGTGGTTCAGGATATCGCGGTGATAGCGCCGCAGCAAAACCGTGCCCAGAAACAGCACGGTAA
- a CDS encoding ABC transporter ATP-binding protein, with product MIRFENLSKSFMVGRERRCVIDNLNLTLPTGSSLALLGRNGAGKSTLMQIIAGIMRPDSGRVISDGSISWPVSFGGSFHGDLTGAQNVRFVARTYGVDTDSLIAFVEDFAELGKHFHMPVRTYSAGMKSRLTFGTSMGIRFDTYLVDEVTAVGDAAFKRKSQAVFRHRMKTSSAILVSHNMQELRQFCDAALILDRGTLTYHADIEDAILQHQALMASA from the coding sequence ATGATCCGTTTTGAGAATCTCAGCAAAAGCTTCATGGTCGGACGCGAGCGCAGATGCGTCATCGACAATTTGAACCTCACGCTACCTACCGGATCGTCACTGGCGCTTTTGGGCCGGAACGGTGCGGGCAAATCGACCCTGATGCAGATCATTGCGGGTATCATGCGCCCCGACAGCGGCCGGGTGATCAGCGACGGGTCCATCTCGTGGCCTGTGTCCTTCGGCGGCTCGTTCCACGGCGATCTGACAGGCGCGCAAAACGTGCGTTTCGTCGCGCGTACTTACGGCGTCGACACGGACAGCCTGATCGCCTTCGTTGAGGACTTCGCCGAATTGGGCAAGCATTTCCACATGCCGGTCCGGACCTATTCGGCAGGGATGAAATCGCGGCTCACCTTCGGCACGTCGATGGGTATCCGCTTTGACACCTATCTGGTGGACGAGGTGACAGCGGTGGGCGACGCCGCGTTCAAGCGAAAAAGCCAAGCCGTCTTTCGCCACCGCATGAAGACCAGCAGTGCCATCCTCGTCAGCCACAATATGCAAGAGTTGCGCCAATTCTGCGATGCGGCCCTCATCCTTGACCGCGGAACCTTGACGTATCACGCAGATATCGAGGACGCGATATTGCAGCATCAGGCGCTGATGGCGTCGGCCTGA
- the rfbB gene encoding dTDP-glucose 4,6-dehydratase — MKLLVTGGAGFIGSAVVRQAVARGHDVVNLDALTYAACLANVASVEESPHYRFEHADIRDRAALDRILADHAPDAILHLAAESHVDRSIDGPGTFIDTNITGTYTLLEAARGYWQAAGRPEGFRFHHVSTDEVFGSLPADPGTRFTEETPYDPRSPYSASKAASDHLVRAWAETYGLPILLTNCSNNYGPYHFPEKLIPVVILSALAGKPLPIYGDGSNVRDWLYVEDHADALLTVLGQGRVGRSYAIGGENERSNLELVQTLCDILDDLAPRGDGRPFSDLITFVADRPGHDARYAIDPSRIRRELGWRPSVTVEEGLRCTVEWYLANEDWWRPLQARAGVGTRLGTAP, encoded by the coding sequence ATGAAGCTCTTGGTCACGGGCGGTGCGGGTTTCATCGGCTCTGCCGTGGTGCGGCAGGCGGTGGCGCGGGGGCATGACGTCGTCAATCTTGATGCGTTGACCTATGCCGCCTGCCTCGCGAACGTCGCCAGCGTCGAGGAGAGCCCGCACTACCGCTTTGAGCATGCGGATATCCGCGACCGCGCCGCGCTGGACCGGATCTTGGCCGACCACGCGCCCGACGCCATCCTGCACCTCGCCGCCGAGAGCCATGTCGACCGCTCCATCGATGGGCCGGGCACTTTCATCGACACGAATATCACCGGCACCTACACGCTGCTCGAGGCCGCGCGCGGCTATTGGCAGGCCGCCGGACGGCCCGAAGGCTTCCGCTTTCACCACGTCTCGACCGACGAGGTTTTCGGCAGCCTGCCCGCAGATCCCGGCACCCGCTTTACCGAAGAGACGCCCTATGATCCGCGCAGCCCCTATTCGGCGTCCAAGGCGGCGTCCGATCATCTGGTACGCGCCTGGGCCGAGACCTACGGCCTGCCCATTCTGCTGACCAATTGCTCGAACAATTATGGCCCCTATCACTTCCCCGAGAAGCTGATCCCGGTCGTCATCCTCAGCGCGCTCGCGGGCAAGCCCCTGCCGATCTACGGCGACGGCTCGAACGTGCGCGACTGGCTTTATGTGGAGGATCACGCCGATGCGCTGCTGACCGTTCTGGGGCAGGGCCGTGTCGGGCGCAGCTATGCCATCGGCGGCGAGAACGAGCGCAGCAATCTGGAGCTGGTCCAGACGCTCTGCGATATTCTGGACGATCTGGCGCCGCGCGGTGATGGCCGCCCGTTCAGCGATCTGATCACCTTCGTCGCTGACCGTCCCGGCCATGACGCGCGCTATGCGATCGACCCGTCGCGCATCCGGCGCGAATTGGGTTGGCGCCCTTCCGTCACGGTCGAGGAGGGGCTGAGGTGCACGGTCGAATGGTATCTGGCGAACGAGGATTGGTGGCGCCCCTTGCAAGCGCGCGCGGGCGTCGGCACGCGGCTGGGCACCGCGCCATGA